One region of Scomber scombrus chromosome 10, fScoSco1.1, whole genome shotgun sequence genomic DNA includes:
- the LOC133987588 gene encoding cysteine and glycine-rich protein 1-like encodes MPFGGGKKCGRCQKTVYSAEEVMCDGRSYHKSCFLCMVCRKSLDSTTVASHMDEIYCKSCYGKKYGPKGYGYGQGAGTLSMDKGESLGITHEDPAPHRPTNNPNPSKMAYKFGGSEKCPRCGKAVYAAEKVMGAGSAWHKTGCFCCATCGKSLESTTLADKDGEIYCKGCYAKHFGPKGFGYGQGAGALAHTQ; translated from the exons ATGCCAtttggaggaggaaaaaagtgtGGCCGCTGTCAAAAGACAGTTTACTCCGCAGAGGAGGTAATGTGTGACGGCCGGAGCTACCACAAGTCCTGCTTCCTGTGTA TGGTGTGTAGGAAGAGCTTGGACAGTACCACAGTTGCTTCTCATATGGATGAGATCTACTGCAAGTCATGCTACGGCAAGAAGTACGGGCCCAAAGGTTATGGGTATGGTCAGGGAGCTGGGACCCTGAGCATGGACAAGGGAGAGTCTCTGGGTATTACACATGAAGA tCCTGCTCCTCATCGTCCTACCAACAACCCGAACCCGTCTAAGATGGCTTACAAGTTTGGAGGGTCAGAAAAGTGCCCTCGCTGTGGCAAGGCTGTCTACGCCGCTGAGAAAGTGATGGGAGCTGGCAGT GCATGGCATAAAACTGGATGTTTCTGCTGTGCAACATGTGGGAAGAGCCTTGAGTCGACCACACTAGCTGATAAGGATGGAGAAATCTACTGCAAAG GGTGTTATGCCAAACACTTTGGTCCCAAAGGGTTTGGGTACGGACAGGGCGCCGGGGCGCTGGCACACACTCAGTAG
- the phlda3 gene encoding pleckstrin homology-like domain family A member 3, with product MSLPAKVMRDGLLEKRSSGLLQLWKKKRCVLTEEGLRLHNCRGGGSDVPCSAWSSKAKELRFERMATVDCVEYKRGLVYFTVVMATGKEIDFRCPQDGAAWNAEIALALVRYKNLQAVQTGRNRHLSTAHLGSTGEDEEL from the coding sequence ATGTCTCTTCCGGCCAAAGTGATGAGAGACGGGCTGCTGGAGAAGCGCAGCAGTGGGCTCCTCCAGCTGTGGAAGAAGAAACGCTGCGTGCTTACCGAGGAAGGGCTGCGCCTGCACAACTGCAGAGGCGGCGGTAGTGATGTTCCGTGCTCAGCGTGGAGCTCCAAAGCCAAGGAGCTACGCTTTGAGCGTATGGCCACGGTGGACTGCGTGGAGTATAAGCGAGGGCTGGTGTACTTCACTGTGGTCATGGCTACGGGAAAGGAGATTGACTTTCGGTGTCCTCAGGATGGCGCGGCTTGGAACGCGGAGATTGCTTTGGCACTGGTGCGCTACAAGAACCTGCAAGCCGTGCAGACTGGAAGGAACCGGCACCTGTCTACAGCGCACCTGGGCAGCACCGGGGAGGATGAAGAGCTCTGA